TATGTTTTCAGCTTCCGGCTTTAATATTACCTGGAATTACAATTGTAATTTCTCCTCTGATTGCTTTAATGAAAGATCAGGTTGATAGTTTAAAAACTAATGGAATAGCAGCTTGTTATATTAATAGTTCGCAATCTTCTCAAGAGCAGCAGTATTATATTGATAATTTAAAATCAAATCATTTTAAATTAGTTTATATCGCTCCCGAAAGTTTATCTTATTTGGATATGGCTTTTAATGAATTGACAATTAGCTTGATCGCAATTGATGAAGCACACTGTATTTCCTCTTGGGGACATGACTTCAGGCCGGCTTATACCAATTTAGGTTATTTAAAAAGCCGCTTCCCTTCTACTCCTGTTTTGGCCTTAACAGCTACAGCTGACAAAGCTACTCGTACAGATATTACAAAACAATTGAATCTTAAAAAACCGAAAACTTTTATTGCTTCTTTTGATCGAAAAAACCTAAGTTTAGAAGTACGTCCAGCTTTAGATCGAGTTAAGCAAATAATTGATTTTGTAGAAGATAAACCTAATGAATCTGGGATTATTTATTGTCTAAGCCGTAAAACAACTGAAGAACTTGCTGAAAAATTAAAGAAAAATGGCATTACCGCCAAAGCTTATCATGCTGGTTTAGATAATGATACACGAGCTAAAACTCAGGATCAGTTTATTAATGACGATTGTCAGGTTGTTTGTGCGACTATTGCTTTTGGAATGGGAATTGACAAATCAAATGTACGCTGGGTCATTCATTATAATCTCCCAAAGAATATTGAAGGTTATTATCAGGAAATCGGCAGAGCTGGTCGTGATGGCCTTCCCGCAGAAACCATTCTATTTGAAAGTTATGCTGATGTAATTCAGCTTCAGAAATTTGCTTCAGAGGGATTAAACGCAGATATCCAACTGGCAAAATTGGATCGTATGAAACAATATGCAGATGCTGTCAGCTGTCGCAGAAAAATTTTGCTTTCTTATTTTGGAGAACTGGTAACTGAAAATTGCGGAAACTGCGATATTTGCAAAAATCCTCCAACTTTTTTCGATGGAACGATTCTAGCGCAGAAAGCATTATCTGCTATTACACGTTTAAAAGAATCTGAACCTTTAGCTGTTATTGTAGACTTTCTAAGAGGCTCGAGAAATGCGTATATCTACGAAAAAAATTATCAAGAGCTAAAAACGTATGGAATTGGCGGTGATGTATCTTGGTATGACTGGAATCAATATTTAATTCAATTAATAAATTTAGGATATTGCGAAATTGCCTTTCATCAGCATAATAAAATATTGCTTACTCCTTTTGCCAAAAAAGTTTTATTTGAGGGTGAAAAAGTAAAGCTCACAACAGTCGTTAAAAAAGTTATTGAAAAAGCAGAAGCTAAAGAGATTAAAACTAGAGCAGTTAAAAATTCTTTATTTGAAACACTTCGCAAATTGCGTTACGAAATTGCAAAAGAAGAAGAAGTTCCAGCTTATGTTATTTTTAGTGATGCCTCTTTACGTCAAATGGAAATTTTAAAACCAATGAGTGATGAAGAGTTTCTTGCTGTTGAAGGTGTTGGAAAAGCAAAATTGGAAAAATATGGAGACGATTTCATCAAAGCTATTATTGAATTTGAAAGAAATAAATCGGTTGTTAAAAAAGAGAAAAAAGACAGTACATATTCGAAAACATTAGAATTATTTCAAAGCGGAATTTCTGTAAAAGAAATTGCAGAACAACGAAATCTAGGAGAAACTACAATTATTTCTCATTTAGCTAAATTATACGTTGACGGAAATGACATCGATTTAAATCAATTTGTTTCTGAAGATGAAATTTTGAAAATTGAAAAAGCTCAGATAGAATTGGAGAAGCCTGAAGCACTAAGACCGTACTTTGAATATTTTGAAGAAAAAATGTCTTATGATAAAATTCGATTTGGATTGGCGTTTTTAGAAAGAAAACACCAAAAAGCTTAAAAAAATATGTAAACCAAAATTTCAAAACTGGCTTCGCCTTCGTTTCTCAGAACTACAGGATTGAACAAGAATAGTAAACCCGACAGCTTTAAAACTGTCGGGTTTACTTTTTCTTTAAATTGAAACTTTATAAATATCTCTCTTCAAAAACTTTTTGATGATGTTTTTGGTGTCCAATTATAATAAAACCTAAAGCTCGAACAGAAATTTGATTACCAGAGGCAGTTCCTATTCTTTTGAGTTGATCGTCAGATAAACTTTTATAAAACAACATATTAGAATGTCTTACAGCAGAAAGCTCCGTTAACAAATCCTGTAGATGTCTTGAATTAGCATCGGTATTATCTGCATAATCTTGTTCTTCAAAACTTGGTAATGGCGTCTTATCATTTCTTGAAAAACGCAAAGCTCTGTAAGCAAAAATGCGTTCAGTATCAATGACATGCTGGATTATTTCTTTAATAGTCCATTTTCCTTCTGCGTAACGATAATCAAATTTATCCATTGGAATATTTTGAACAAATCGGATAAATTCATGCAGAGAGATTTCCAATTCTTCAATCAATTTTCCGTCACCCGCTTGTTTCAGATAAGTTCCGAAATGGCCTGAGTATTCATTTTCTAAAATATCGCTGACATTCATGTTTTTAAATTTAAAATTTCGTTTTAAGCAGAGTTTCTACTTGCATTAGTATTTCCAAAAAGAGATCTCGTTACGATTTTTTCGTAAACTTTGATCAAATCTTCGTTCGGAGTTTCTG
This portion of the Flavobacterium panacagri genome encodes:
- the recQ gene encoding DNA helicase RecQ, which encodes MTSEILHATLKENFGFEKFRPNQENIISTILSGQDALAIMPTGGGKSICFQLPALILPGITIVISPLIALMKDQVDSLKTNGIAACYINSSQSSQEQQYYIDNLKSNHFKLVYIAPESLSYLDMAFNELTISLIAIDEAHCISSWGHDFRPAYTNLGYLKSRFPSTPVLALTATADKATRTDITKQLNLKKPKTFIASFDRKNLSLEVRPALDRVKQIIDFVEDKPNESGIIYCLSRKTTEELAEKLKKNGITAKAYHAGLDNDTRAKTQDQFINDDCQVVCATIAFGMGIDKSNVRWVIHYNLPKNIEGYYQEIGRAGRDGLPAETILFESYADVIQLQKFASEGLNADIQLAKLDRMKQYADAVSCRRKILLSYFGELVTENCGNCDICKNPPTFFDGTILAQKALSAITRLKESEPLAVIVDFLRGSRNAYIYEKNYQELKTYGIGGDVSWYDWNQYLIQLINLGYCEIAFHQHNKILLTPFAKKVLFEGEKVKLTTVVKKVIEKAEAKEIKTRAVKNSLFETLRKLRYEIAKEEEVPAYVIFSDASLRQMEILKPMSDEEFLAVEGVGKAKLEKYGDDFIKAIIEFERNKSVVKKEKKDSTYSKTLELFQSGISVKEIAEQRNLGETTIISHLAKLYVDGNDIDLNQFVSEDEILKIEKAQIELEKPEALRPYFEYFEEKMSYDKIRFGLAFLERKHQKA
- a CDS encoding DinB family protein, with protein sequence MNVSDILENEYSGHFGTYLKQAGDGKLIEELEISLHEFIRFVQNIPMDKFDYRYAEGKWTIKEIIQHVIDTERIFAYRALRFSRNDKTPLPSFEEQDYADNTDANSRHLQDLLTELSAVRHSNMLFYKSLSDDQLKRIGTASGNQISVRALGFIIIGHQKHHQKVFEERYL